One window from the genome of Oryctolagus cuniculus chromosome 1, mOryCun1.1, whole genome shotgun sequence encodes:
- the LOC100345888 gene encoding olfactory receptor 1J1, protein MRPENQSNGFEFLLLGLPIRPEQRGVIFALFLGVYLTTVLGNLLIILLIRLDSRLHTPMYFLLSHLAFTDIAFSSVTVPKMLLSMHTQHLAIPYKGCISQTYFFIFFADLDSFLITSMAYDRYVAICHPLHYATIMSQSLCITLVAGAWVIAYACALLHTLLLARLSFCVHHIIPHFFCDLGVLLKLSCSDTSLNQLVIFTAGLMAIILPFLCILASYVRIGIAILRVPATQGVCKALSTCGSHLSVVTLYYGTIIGLYFLPSSSNANDNNIIASVIYTVVTPMLNPFIYSLRNKDMKGALRKLLRKKTHPPK, encoded by the coding sequence ATGAGGCCTGAGAACCAGAGCAATGGATTCGAATtcctcctcctggggctcccCATCCGGCCAGAGCAGCGGGGAGTGATCTTTGCCCTGTTCCTGGGTGTGTACCTGACCACAGTGCTGGGGAACCTGCTCATCATCCTGCTCATCAGGCTGGACTCCCGcctccacacccccatgtacttccTCCTCAGCCACTTGGCCTTCACTGACATTGCCTTCTCGTCGGTCACTGTGCCAAAGATGCTGCTGAGCATGCACACCCAACACCTTGCCATCCCCTATAAGGGCTGCATTTCACAgacatattttttcatattctttgctGACTTAGATAGTTTCCTTATCACTTCAATGGCCTATGACAGATATGTGGCCATCTGTCACCCTCTGCATTATGCAACCATCATGAGTCAGAGCCTTTGTATCACGCTCGTCGCTGGGGCCTGGGTCATTGCTTACGCATGCGCTCTTCTGCATACCCTCCTTCTGGCCCGGCTTTCCTTCTGCGTTCACCACATTATCCCCCACTTTTTCTGTGACCTTGGTGTGCTGCTCAAGTTGTCTTGCTCAGACACCTCCCTCAACCAGCTGGTGATCTTCACTGCAGGGTTGATGGCCATTATACTTCCGTTCCTATGCATTCTGGCTTCTTATGTGCGTATTGGGATCGCCATCCTCCGGGTTCCCGCCACCCAGGGCGTCTGTAAAGCCTTGTCCACCTGTGGATCCCACCTCTCAGTGGTGACTCTCTATTATGGCACAATTATTGGTCTCTACTTTCTTCCCTCATCCAGCAACGCCAATGACAACAACATAATTGCTTCTGTGATATACACAGTGGTCACGCCCATGTTGAACCCCTTCATTTATAGCCTGAGAAATAAAGACATGAAAGGGGCTTTAAGAAAACTCTTGAGAAAGAAAACCCATCCTCCCAAATGA